In the Clostridiales bacterium genome, ACAGATGTAAAAAAAGCCGCTGGTTTTGTATTTGATCATGAAGAAGGTCCCCTGCAGATCGGGTGTTGGGGAAAAGAAGCTATAAACGGTTTAATGATGGGATGGCGTGGAGAATCCCGTCAGTATGCTTTAAGTTCTGCGTACAGCATGGAAACTCTTATGCCGATGCAGTTTCTGCTTCCATCAGTCAAATATTGTCCTCCACTTGCTGATGCAGTTGCTAAATATATGCTTAATGCACTTTCGTCTTTTCAGCTCTTCTTTGCCAAGGGGACAGAACCTTTATATGAAACCAAGGCGGAACTTAACGCAGCTATCCCTTATGAAAAACTTGAGAAAATAAGAGACGGGCATATGCCTGCTGCTTGCGGAGATTTTTGGGGCCATCGGTCTGTATATGGCGCTGGCTATCTAAGCTGGTTGGATGCTCTTGTAACAGAAACAACTGACAGTAACATTTACGCTTATGATTTATCTATTACAGATTGGTTGGCAGAAAGGGTATATCCCGTTTACCTCCTTCGAAATCCATATGGCAAAGCAATAAACGTAAGTTTTTTTCCATCCGATATTTGGGAAAACAAATGTCCAGAATTGTATAAGGGCAATCATTTGCAGGATGTTTGCCTCTGGAATATGCAGAACAAGCAGATCTTGTCTGAAAACGCGGAGAAGCTTTCCGTAACTCTTGTTGAAGGCGAAGCAGTCATCATTGCACTGTTACCAAAGGGGGTAAAACCAGAAAAAAAGGGAAAAATGATATGCGCAGGTAATGTGGAATTATGTGCTGAGTTTTAGCTTTTCCACATAGGGCTTGTCAAGTGAAAAAGAGAATTAGGTACAAGCTTGGCACGGATATCGCTATAGATCCAGTGGTGGGAAATGTGGAGGATAGGTTGAGAGAACTTGAAATAGAGCATATAGATGTTGCTATAGGATGTGTAGGTTTAAAAAACATGATGGAAGATGCCATCAAATATGGTTGATATAGATGATATAAATGACGTTTTGGAAAAAGATATATATAAAGGCAGAGGGAAGATAATAGTAAAGCCTTAAAAAATATATCAATATTGTGAATGTATGAGCCTTCAGGTGAGTGTAAGGGAATCCTTGTTTTAACGGGAGCAGGAAAAGCAAGCTTAAATGAGTTCCGATATACATGGTCAGGATATAATGCTGACTTTATCGCGGAAAATGTATTGGATGCCGTTAGAAATATCTAAGGATTATGGGCGGCGGAAACGATTTCGACTCCTTCGATGCCGTGTACCATTGCTTTGCCAGTTGCTTTTAATTCATAGTATTCGGTAAGTTTCCTTTCGGGATAGTCATACATGCCCTAGGAAAGCTTTTTACCCAATCTTGGGATAATAAACCAGCCCGTTATTTCTTCCCATACAACCGGAAAGATTTGCTTATCGGTTTTTTTAATTTTGATATCGGGCATAATGTCAGGTAATTTATTCATAGAAACATCTCCTTTTGTTAATTTATAATAATATTTTTCCATCGAAACTGTTGAATAGTAAATGGCGTTCTGCCTAACGGGTTCAGCCATTCATAAACTTATGATCAGGTGAATAACCTATTAATATAGTTATTTTTATATTGGAGATTATAAATGGGATACTATGTTAAAGTAGAATCTAATGTAAAAATTTATATAGAGGACCTTAATCCTGAAGGCAATAAGACAATACTGTTTCTACATGGTTGGCCTGGAAACCATAAGCTGTTTGAATATCAATTTAACCAACTCCCGAGGATGGGGTATAGATGCATTGGAATAGACACAAGGGGATTCGGCGATTCAGATAAACCCTGGAGCGGTTACAACTTTGATAGATTATCAGACGATGTCGCATGTGTAATTAATGTGCTGAAATTGCATGATATCGTACTGGCAGGACATTCAACTGGAGGAGCGATAGCCATTAGATATATGGCTCGCCATAAGAGCTATGGGGTAGCAAAGCTCGTCCTTTGTGCTGCAGTGGCACCTAGCCTTATCAAACGTCCTGATTTTCCTTATGGCCTGGACAAAGAAACTGTCCTGCAAATTATTCAAGGGACATATGCCGATCGGCCTAAAATGCTTCGGGATTTTGGCGATATGTTTTTTTATCAGCATACGACGGAGGCTTTTTTAAATTGGTTCTTCCAGTTGGGATTGCAGGCAGCAGGTTGGGCAACCGCGGCCGTCGCAAAAATGTGGATAGACGAAACATTTTTTTCTGATCTGGAAACAATAGATGTTCCGACATTGATAATTCACGGTATTCATGATAGAATTGTTCCATTTTCACTAGGTGAGATACAAGAACAAAGTATTAAAAATTCGAAACTCATACCCTTTGAATACAGCGGCCATGGGGTGTTCTATGAACAGTGTGATAAATTTAATGAAGAATTGGTTAAATTCATCGAGCAATAAAAT is a window encoding:
- a CDS encoding alpha/beta hydrolase; this encodes MGYYVKVESNVKIYIEDLNPEGNKTILFLHGWPGNHKLFEYQFNQLPRMGYRCIGIDTRGFGDSDKPWSGYNFDRLSDDVACVINVLKLHDIVLAGHSTGGAIAIRYMARHKSYGVAKLVLCAAVAPSLIKRPDFPYGLDKETVLQIIQGTYADRPKMLRDFGDMFFYQHTTEAFLNWFFQLGLQAAGWATAAVAKMWIDETFFSDLETIDVPTLIIHGIHDRIVPFSLGEIQEQSIKNSKLIPFEYSGHGVFYEQCDKFNEELVKFIEQ